From the Winogradskyella forsetii genome, the window ATCGGATTCCAATAGAACTTCTAAAACCATTGGACAAAAAAAGAGGGTAGTTAATTATTGACTACCCTCTTTTCAAATATTTAATTAGTTTTAATTAATATTCTGAATTACGATCTTCATTAAGCTGGTTAGACTCATCTTTACTTTTACCTTTCGACATAAAATTTATAAGAATCCCGACTAGTGTTATGCAGACCACTGCGAAAATTGCAATCATGACCACACCATTGGTCCAACTATATAATGCTATTAATGAATTAAACATGTTAGTGTTGATTTAGTTTTGAGATTATAAAATTAAGCACTATAAATTTTAAGAAAGATGACATTTATCAGTAAATACACGAAAATCTGAATTAATTTATCGCAATACATGTAAGCTTATCCTATTTGATTAAGCTGTATTTATAACCTTAATAATCTCCTCTTTTTGAAGCACTCCAGATTGTCGCCATACTTGCTTTCCATTTTTAAAGAGTAGCATGGTTGGCACACCTCTTACTTGATATTTTGATGCCAAGGCTTGGTTTTTATCCACATCTATTTTTAGAATGGCAACTTCTGCTCCCAATTCATCTTTAACTTGTTTTAAAATTGGAGCTAACATTTTGCACGGCCCACACCAGTCTGCATAAAAATCCACTAAAACGGGTTGATCTTGATTTATTAATTCTGAAAATTTGCTCATAGTTTTCTCATTTTTATTTATTAAAAGTGATAGTCCAAATACCTCTTACTTCATTAACATCATAACCAATGGCTTTATCCATGGGATATAACCTCTTTATTTTTGCTAATGTAGAATTTTCCAAAGTTTCATTTGGCTTTCCGTGGCATTGAAGACACATAGGATTTGTCGTAATGGGATAATATACCCTTACGTTGTTGTCCATTTCCTTTACAATAGGACTTGCTTCTTCACTATTGGCCACCACTTTTTTAAAGGTTTTTATATACTCTAATTCCTCTACATTAGCTTTATTATTAGGATTTCTTGGCTTATCTGATACACGCTTGATAGTAGAATTATGCACAACAGCCATACTATCGGTTAACGAATAAGCACGCTCATTACAAAATGCCAAGGCTTCTAAAGTTCCCTTTTTTTGAATCGTTCGCATTAAGTTTTTGCCTAAAACAGCCTTTGTAGTTAGCGCATATTTTAGACCACGTTCTCCATAAGGCAAATCTTGAAAATTAGTTTGAGCTTGTTGGTTTTGCTTTCTTTTTCCATTACCCATTCTATTTCCCTTTCCTTTTCCCCATTCCTTGACCATTTTGGTTGCCGCTCTTTTTATTAAAATGTGCTTCAAACCATTCCGGTTGTTCAATTTCGAAATCGTACATATACTCTGCAATTTGAATAATGGATTCTTCTGGAAAAGCTTGTTTTGGCATGACACCAAATCGTTTTACGGCTCCAAACATTCTAGCGTCTTCTTCATTTGGGTTTTTAATCCATGCTTGTATAGATGCTACAAATTCTTCTTTTGTAGTATTATCATTTATATAATGCTTTTTAATGGCAATCATTGGTGGTCCAATTCTATCATCATGATTTGCCGTTGGGCTATGACAGATGTAACAATTGGTTTCCATTAACTTTTTACCAGGATGGTTAGATTTTTTAGAAGATTCACCAACAGAACTATAAATATCATTGTTCTTTTTACCGGAATTGCAACTCATTAAAACCATCACTAAAACGAGCAATCCTATACTTTTTTTCATCTCAAATATATTTGAATAAAAATACAACAGTTCAGGTTTTTGTTACGTAACTTATGTTACAATTCACAATGGTGAACATCAAGGAAAAAATGTATTTTTACAACCAAATATGGATTCACTCACACAAATCGTTTTAGGTGCTGCAGTAGGCGAAGCTGTCTTAGGTAAAAAAGTGGGCAATAAAGCGATGTTGTATGGTGCTATTGCTGGCACCATTCCAGATTTGGATGTCTTGGCATCGTATTTTACAGATACAGTTTCGGCTTTGGCGATTCATCGTGGCTTCACGCATTCCATTGTGTTTTCTATGCTTTTTGCTCCTGTTTTTGCTTGGCTTGTTTCGCGCTACGAGACATATAAAGATTTTAAGGGTTGGTCCTGGCTATTTTTCTGGGCTTTTTTTACGCATCCTATTTTAGATTCATATACCACATGGGGAACGCAGTTATTTTGGCCTTTGGATTTAAGATTAGCCTTTAAGACTATTTTTGTTGTTGACCCTCTATATACCTTACCATTTTTAGTATTCTTGATTTTAGCACTGTTTCAAAACCGAACTTCGAAAAGACGACGACTCTATAATACTTTAGGATTAACAATCAGTACGCTATATTTAGGACTTACCTTTATATTAAAAAATGTTGCATCAACACAATTTGAAGATGCATTACTCAATCAAAACATAACATACAACGCATTGGATACCAGACCTTCGCCGCTCAACACTATTTTATGGAATGCGAACGTGGAAACTAAAAGCGCCTATTTATTAGGCACCTATTCGTTCTTTGATAGTAAAGAAATTCGCTTTGAAACGTATCCCAAAAATCATGAGTTATTGGGAAGCCTCATTAATAATGA encodes:
- the trxA gene encoding thioredoxin, with amino-acid sequence MSKFSELINQDQPVLVDFYADWCGPCKMLAPILKQVKDELGAEVAILKIDVDKNQALASKYQVRGVPTMLLFKNGKQVWRQSGVLQKEEIIKVINTA
- a CDS encoding Tll0287-like domain-containing protein, which produces MKHILIKRAATKMVKEWGKGKGNRMGNGKRKQNQQAQTNFQDLPYGERGLKYALTTKAVLGKNLMRTIQKKGTLEALAFCNERAYSLTDSMAVVHNSTIKRVSDKPRNPNNKANVEELEYIKTFKKVVANSEEASPIVKEMDNNVRVYYPITTNPMCLQCHGKPNETLENSTLAKIKRLYPMDKAIGYDVNEVRGIWTITFNK
- a CDS encoding c-type cytochrome, which encodes MKKSIGLLVLVMVLMSCNSGKKNNDIYSSVGESSKKSNHPGKKLMETNCYICHSPTANHDDRIGPPMIAIKKHYINDNTTKEEFVASIQAWIKNPNEEDARMFGAVKRFGVMPKQAFPEESIIQIAEYMYDFEIEQPEWFEAHFNKKSGNQNGQGMGKRKGK
- a CDS encoding metal-dependent hydrolase; this encodes MDSLTQIVLGAAVGEAVLGKKVGNKAMLYGAIAGTIPDLDVLASYFTDTVSALAIHRGFTHSIVFSMLFAPVFAWLVSRYETYKDFKGWSWLFFWAFFTHPILDSYTTWGTQLFWPLDLRLAFKTIFVVDPLYTLPFLVFLILALFQNRTSKRRRLYNTLGLTISTLYLGLTFILKNVASTQFEDALLNQNITYNALDTRPSPLNTILWNANVETKSAYLLGTYSFFDSKEIRFETYPKNHELLGSLINNENLKRMITISEGWFTITKTGNKLYYNDLRFGLLNLEPNSQDFVFKYLIEVDDSGHVTFTEKEKNTRDAKKLMSSLWKRIKGN